One Nitrospira sp. SG-bin1 genomic window, GTAGTTGTGAATGTTAAGTTCCAAGGTCCAGTCCAAAGAACTAAACACTCACCACTCAAAATTATGAACTATTCTGCCGCATTCTGAGTCCGCAACCGTGCTCGTTGATAGCCTAAGATCAGCATGACGGAGCCGAGGACGATCATGGGCAAGGACAGGATCTGGCCCATGGTAATAGGTCCCAGAATAAAACCCAGGTGTTGATCCGGTTCACGGAAGAGTTCGACGATCAGTCGACTGAGGCCGTAGCCGGTAATGAAGCTCCAGAAGATCGTGCCGGGTGGGGTTGGACGTCGATCGATCCACCATAGCACGGTGAACAACACGAAGCCTTCCAGCACGGCTTCATACAGTTGAGAAGGGTGGCGGCACATAGGCCCACCGGCCGGAAAGACCATGCACCAGTCCACGTCGGTGGATCGACCGAAGAGTTCACCGTTGATGAAATTTCCAATCCGACCGCAACCCAAGCCGATCGGTGTGACGCCGGCCGCCAGGTCCGCGACCGTATAGACGGGAATCCCCCGTTTTCGGCTGAACCAGATCAGCGCGATAACCGTCCCGAGGAGCCCTCCGTGGAAGGACATGCCTCCTTCCCAGACCGCGAGGAGCTTCAGCGGATTCTGGCTGTAGTACGAAAAGTTGTAAAAGAGTGTGTAGCCGATCCGCCCACCGAGAAATACGCCGAAGGCGGCGTAGACGACCATGTCATAGATTTGATCCTTCCGGATTTCCAACCCTTTGTGTGTGACTTTGCGTTGAATGAGGAAGTACGCCGCGGTCAGGCCGATCAGATACATCAACCCATACCAGCGGAGCTGAATGGGGCCAAGTGCGACGAGCACGGGGTCGATATTTGGGTAAGGGATAGCGGCTAGCGGACCCATGAATCGGCTTCCCGAACAATCCTTTCCGAGACAGCGTCGTTAGATCGAAAGGAACACAAAGATTGAATCATCTTCCGCATCTTTACGGGCTCGGCAAAACTTGCCGCAGGATAATACGGGGGCTTACGTATCAATGCAAGCTCGACGAAGATTAGAAGCTGCTAAACTACTGGCGCAGGAGAATCGGCTTCCATGGCTGATTTCCAAGGACGGGTGGATGGAAAGTGTTGGCTTTCTGAAACGACTGTGCCCCGTTCTGTCGATAAA contains:
- a CDS encoding prolipoprotein diacylglyceryl transferase; its protein translation is MPYPNIDPVLVALGPIQLRWYGLMYLIGLTAAYFLIQRKVTHKGLEIRKDQIYDMVVYAAFGVFLGGRIGYTLFYNFSYYSQNPLKLLAVWEGGMSFHGGLLGTVIALIWFSRKRGIPVYTVADLAAGVTPIGLGCGRIGNFINGELFGRSTDVDWCMVFPAGGPMCRHPSQLYEAVLEGFVLFTVLWWIDRRPTPPGTIFWSFITGYGLSRLIVELFREPDQHLGFILGPITMGQILSLPMIVLGSVMLILGYQRARLRTQNAAE